The region AAATGATTGAGTATAAGCCGCCCCAGATGCACCTACGCGGCGATATTGGCTTTGGCCACAAGCAGTGAGTTTGACTAAAGCCCCTTGTGCTGTTGCTCTACCCGATGGTGAGTTATCAATGCTTACTACGATGTAATTCCCGTTACTACTGGTATTAGTGCCCTTTAATCCGTTGTTTTTAAACAAGTGCCATAAACCCCGTTCATTGGCATAGACTAAATCCATTGCACCATCATTGTTATAATCCAATGCATTCGCGCCAGCGCCTAAGGCTCCGATTTCATTGGATACAACCCCATGGTGTTTGGCTAACTCAAAGCTGCCATTGCCCTGATTGAGCCAAATAGCTTGTACTGTTGATCTAGCTAAATTCCCTTGTTGAACAATGAATAAATCTTGATAGCCACTGTTATTAAAGTCAGCCACTGCAATACTGCTATTGTGCTGTTCAAGCTTTATGTTTGATGGAGCGGATGCGTCGACAAATTTTCCGTTTTGGTTTTCAAGTAATATATCGACTGGCTCAGCTTTATTAGTAAATTCCGCTTGGTACTTGTTGGTCGCCAGTTTTTGTACATCTTTTATCACCCCCGTAGTGGGTGAAAAAGTATTACCCGCAATTCGCCACGTATCGTTGCCAATATAGCCGACGTATAAACCTTTATTCGGTAACTTATCAGGCCACCCCAGTGCATTACTGCTGACCAACTTTACATTCTGACCACTATGAAGCTCCCCTTCAGTTTGATACTGATAAGCGCCCTCACCGATATAGATATTTTGATGCGGATATGGCGCTTGATAGTTCTGTAAATCAAACACTTCACCTAGGACTAAATCATCAAACTGAAACGAACCACGTTTGGTGTAAAAGCCAAAGCTTGACGTCGGTTTATCGAAGAAAGTATCACCCGCTTCCAGTGGCGTTGCTGTGGTGAGGTACAAATCAAAGTCACCATCATTGTCAAAATCAATCTCGGCTATTCCCGTTACGTGTTTATATTTTTTACCTAAAACGGTATCGGTGACATCAGTGAAGCTCAAATCGCCATTGCCTTGCAGCGCAATAACGCTAGCATTGCCGTAAATCAATAAGTCATCAATATTGTCATTATTAAAGTCAGTGATTAATACCTTTTGACCATCCATGAAGGTTTGCGGTAAATCGACAGCACCACTGATGTTGCCCTTTCCATCATTTTTATAGACAAAGTTAGCCGTTTGGCTGCCAGCATTTCGTTGAGGAAATCCCATTAACAGCAGATCTAAGTCACCATTATTATTTGCATCAAAAAATTTACTGGTTCTGCCACGTAAGTTTTGCAGTGGCGGTTCGAACTCATTACCTTCAATGATGTTACGACCATCAAAATGGTAAAGTTTGGCGTTGCGGGCATTTGAACCCGAACCGCCGCCACGAGAAATTAAAACATCAACCTTGCCATCATTATTGTAATCAGCAACGCCAATGCCATGCATATCACCCACAATAAGATCATAACCTTTACCGTATTTACCTTTGTTATTCCAATAAAGCTTTACTGAAAAACCATGGTCCGTTAGTAGTAAGTCCTGAAAACCATCATTATCAAAATCTGCAACAACGGCATTATCCCACTTACGACGACTGACCGTTTCAAGCTTAATATCACGGTGCGCTGCAGTGAACATTGGTTGGTTGTTATACACCAATGCTGTTGAATGCTGTTGAATAACATCATGAGCGTTATTGGCTGTTTTGCGTTCATCCTGAGTTACACTATGGCAACCAGATATAGCGACAAAAACCGTCGTTAGCATCATAGGATATAAGGCTTTCTTTACCGTTTGATGATTTGATAGACGTGACGAAACAACGTCTTTTACATGAATAAAAGGCATACGTAATCAACCTATTGCAGTGGTATATAGGAATATATAAGGAATGTCAGATGCTTACTTATTGTCGTAAGCACCTGTTAAAAGACAAAGAGATTAATTTACTTTGTTGTTTTAAATGTTTGGTCAAACCGCGGCATGCCCTTTAATCGCCACTCAGCACCTTCAAATTGCTCATGGAACCATAAAGGTTGCTTGTTATCCCAACTCCATTTTTCCATTTCACGGATCATGTCGTTTAATAATGGACGATTGGCACTACTTAAATCTTTGGTTTCGTTTAAGTCAGTTTCAACATTAAAAAGTTGCCAAGGCTTATTGCCATGCTTAACGGCTTTCCATTCATTACGGCGAACAGCTGCATCACTAAAGCCTTTACGGTGACGAAGTACATAAAATAATTCATCCTGATGTGGGTTTTCATTAGCACTAAACGCAGACCAAATATCCTTACCATCAAGACGTTTGCCTGTTGGAATCTCTACACCTGCAAGTGCGGCAAATGTTGGATATAAATCCAGCGCTAAAACGGGGTGCTCGAAACGTTGTCCTGAAGCGACTTTCTCAGGCCAATGAAATAACATTGGCGATCTAAATCCACCTTCATAAACACTGCCTTTACCCTCTTTTAATGGATAGTTGCTTGCGCCTTTACCTAACTTACCGCCGTTATCACTAAGAAATACAATAAGCGTGTTATCCAGTTGCTGTGTTTTTTCTAATGCTGCAACGATGTCACCGACACCACGGTCTACCGCATAGACCATACCCGCATAAGTTTTACGTTTTTCATCTTTAATGTTTGGGAATTTAGCCATGTCTTCTGCTTTTGCTTCTAATGGCACATGTGGCGCGTTGTAGGCGACATAAAGGAAGAATGGCTTGTCATCAGTAGCTGAATCATTGACAAAGTTAACTGCTTCACGAGACAGCGCGTCGGTAATATATTCGTTTTCATCAACGTCTTTGCCGTTATGTTCAAGGGGCAAAATGTAGTGATTAATGCTGGAATGGCCTTGCTTTACTTGGTTTTCATATTGCTTTTTAAACTGCTCAGGAAAGTAATTATGCCCGCCACCTGTAAAACCATAAAACTCATCAAAGCCGCGTTTATTAGGATGAAACTCAGGTGCTTCGCCTAAATGCCACTTACCGACTGCGCCAGTTCTGTATCCATTATTTTGTAATAACTTACTGATAAACTGCTCATCAATTGGTACTCCTACGTCAGAACCTTTTGTCGGTAAGTTAAACTGAGAGCCGATTTTATGGGGATAACGGCCGGTCATGAGTGCGGCACGGCTAGGGCCACAAAATGGATGTGCCACGTACGCTTCAGAAAAAGAGGTTCCGTTGTTGGCTAGTTCATCTAAGTTTGGCGTAGTGATATCAGTTGAACCGTTAAAGCCCACATCGTTATAACCTAAATCGTCAGCCAGGATCAGTAATATATTGGGTTGCTTTGCCTCTGCGGCCATAACATTTTGTGCAGGTAATATACTCGCTGTACTGATCAGCGCTATTGATGTCAGTGCACCAAATAGCTTGCGGTGTAATCGGGTTTTATTATTTGTTTTCATAACATCCATTTCTCGTAAACGTTTAATAACCACTGCGCCAATAAGCACGTTTTTATCAGTGGTGAACTAGCAATAAGTTATATTAGTTAGCGACTTATCATTAAGACCTATTTATCAGGGCTTATAGGAATGCCTTCATATGGTGTCTAAATTTCTCGATAGAAGGATCTTCCAGTCGAATAAGCTCATCACTCATATGCTTCACCATTTGTTTAAGCTGTTTTTTATACTTTGGGTCTTTGATTAGATTGGTCATTTCATAAGGATCGGCTTTTAGGTCGTATAATTCATCACGACTATCACCAGGATTCCAGACCAGTTTCATTTCAGGTGTACGCACCGCACGAATACCAAACCAGCCACCGTTGTACCATTCATAGGCATATAGGGCTAAATCCACTTTGCCAGCATCAGCTACATCACCTTGCTGCATTAGCGGCACTAAAGAACGACCATCAACATCACCGTCAGATTTTAATGTCATCCACTCAGACAATGTCGGCGCAATATCAAGCATGGAAACCTGACGTTCAATTATTTTAGGCTCAACGCTTGGGTCACGAATAATTAATGGCATACGCATTAATTCATCATAGGCATACGGGCCTTTATCATAGAGATTATGCTCGCCTAACATACTGCCTTGGTCGCCAATAATGATGATGCGTAAATCGTCATACATGCCCACGTCTTTGGCGGTGTTAATTAACTCACCCACTGCGTGGTCAATCATGGCAATTGCGCCGTAATAAAAAGTCCGTGATTTACGCCAATCTTCATCTGTCATATGGCTAATATCGTGCCAAGGCCACCAAATATCATCTTGCGACATGGGTTTATTTACACGTTTAATGGCGTGGTTTTTTGGCAATACCACAGTTTCTGGGTCAAACATGCTCGCATAAGGCTCTGGCACACGATATGGCGGATGGGGTTGTTCGAAACTGACGATTCCGAAAAAGGGTTGATCTTTTTTAGCGGCTGCACGGAGCATTTTTTGCCCTTCACGGACTTCTTTGCCTGCGTGAGTGTCTTCAAATGTCCCTGGCATGGTGCGGTAATATTCATGCTTTTCACCATTAGCATCACGTTCACCACGGTTGAATTTATCAATGTTGGCTTTAGTTTCATAAGGTGCCCATTGACGTCCATGACGTTCTACGTCTTTATCATGGCCATAAATAAATTCTGCCCCACGAATGGCTGGGCCTTGAGCGCCTATATGCCATTTACCCACATAACCGACTTTATAACCCACATCGACAGCTCGGCGTATAACGCCCCCTTCTTCAGGGTTAAGTTCATCAACCCGGGAATGATATAAACCCACATTATCATCCAATCCGGTCTTATGCCCCCAGCGCCCAGTAAACATAGCGGCGCGAGAAGGTGAACAAAGGCCGGTACTGGTTATGGCATTATCAAAGCGCACACCTTCATTGGCAAGAGCATCAATATTGGGGGTATTAACAGGGCCGTTACGGTATGAAAAGGTGTCAAAGCGCATGTCATCAAACATGAGGATTA is a window of Shewanella donghaensis DNA encoding:
- a CDS encoding sulfatase-like hydrolase/transferase, which produces MKTNNKTRLHRKLFGALTSIALISTASILPAQNVMAAEAKQPNILLILADDLGYNDVGFNGSTDITTPNLDELANNGTSFSEAYVAHPFCGPSRAALMTGRYPHKIGSQFNLPTKGSDVGVPIDEQFISKLLQNNGYRTGAVGKWHLGEAPEFHPNKRGFDEFYGFTGGGHNYFPEQFKKQYENQVKQGHSSINHYILPLEHNGKDVDENEYITDALSREAVNFVNDSATDDKPFFLYVAYNAPHVPLEAKAEDMAKFPNIKDEKRKTYAGMVYAVDRGVGDIVAALEKTQQLDNTLIVFLSDNGGKLGKGASNYPLKEGKGSVYEGGFRSPMLFHWPEKVASGQRFEHPVLALDLYPTFAALAGVEIPTGKRLDGKDIWSAFSANENPHQDELFYVLRHRKGFSDAAVRRNEWKAVKHGNKPWQLFNVETDLNETKDLSSANRPLLNDMIREMEKWSWDNKQPLWFHEQFEGAEWRLKGMPRFDQTFKTTK
- a CDS encoding CRTAC1 family protein, with product MPFIHVKDVVSSRLSNHQTVKKALYPMMLTTVFVAISGCHSVTQDERKTANNAHDVIQQHSTALVYNNQPMFTAAHRDIKLETVSRRKWDNAVVADFDNDGFQDLLLTDHGFSVKLYWNNKGKYGKGYDLIVGDMHGIGVADYNNDGKVDVLISRGGGSGSNARNAKLYHFDGRNIIEGNEFEPPLQNLRGRTSKFFDANNNGDLDLLLMGFPQRNAGSQTANFVYKNDGKGNISGAVDLPQTFMDGQKVLITDFNNDNIDDLLIYGNASVIALQGNGDLSFTDVTDTVLGKKYKHVTGIAEIDFDNDGDFDLYLTTATPLEAGDTFFDKPTSSFGFYTKRGSFQFDDLVLGEVFDLQNYQAPYPHQNIYIGEGAYQYQTEGELHSGQNVKLVSSNALGWPDKLPNKGLYVGYIGNDTWRIAGNTFSPTTGVIKDVQKLATNKYQAEFTNKAEPVDILLENQNGKFVDASAPSNIKLEQHNSSIAVADFNNSGYQDLFIVQQGNLARSTVQAIWLNQGNGSFELAKHHGVVSNEIGALGAGANALDYNNDGAMDLVYANERGLWHLFKNNGLKGTNTSSNGNYIVVSIDNSPSGRATAQGALVKLTACGQSQYRRVGASGAAYTQSFNKQVHFGLGNCKAIETVYVRWSNNEVYSIENAKVNSINQMVFDKKYINNKE
- a CDS encoding sulfatase-like hydrolase/transferase, with protein sequence MTFKLSFKSAVVSASLALMSTANAGTVLSNSGSQSQAVDAVTRSQTNHQSNAAIKQPNVLILMFDDMRFDTFSYRNGPVNTPNIDALANEGVRFDNAITSTGLCSPSRAAMFTGRWGHKTGLDDNVGLYHSRVDELNPEEGGVIRRAVDVGYKVGYVGKWHIGAQGPAIRGAEFIYGHDKDVERHGRQWAPYETKANIDKFNRGERDANGEKHEYYRTMPGTFEDTHAGKEVREGQKMLRAAAKKDQPFFGIVSFEQPHPPYRVPEPYASMFDPETVVLPKNHAIKRVNKPMSQDDIWWPWHDISHMTDEDWRKSRTFYYGAIAMIDHAVGELINTAKDVGMYDDLRIIIIGDQGSMLGEHNLYDKGPYAYDELMRMPLIIRDPSVEPKIIERQVSMLDIAPTLSEWMTLKSDGDVDGRSLVPLMQQGDVADAGKVDLALYAYEWYNGGWFGIRAVRTPEMKLVWNPGDSRDELYDLKADPYEMTNLIKDPKYKKQLKQMVKHMSDELIRLEDPSIEKFRHHMKAFL